The Mercurialis annua linkage group LG2, ddMerAnnu1.2, whole genome shotgun sequence genome contains a region encoding:
- the LOC126668447 gene encoding uncharacterized protein LOC126668447: MNIDTPELLLREKKAQKPRENLETIELTEGSEMCVKLGTDWPNEHREAIIARIKQYVEESFSLEKQIAIRDEVDKLLKAGFIRKVDYPEWLANVVLIKKSNGRWRLCIDFTDLNNACPKDSFPLPNIDQLVDATCGFAVYAFLDASQGYHQIPMNKDNEEKTTFTTDLGTYCYKKMPFGLKNAGATYQRLMNHVFKDQLGKNVEVYVDDIVVKSRGIEDHAGDLAETFEKLKKFNLKLNPDKCVFAVRSGKFLGHLISEKGIEANPEKIEAIMNMKAPTSVKEVQKLDGRVAALGRFMSCSAKRCLPFFKIMKNTKNFKWTDECNTTFEELKVYLSTPPVLGRPEPGEILYLYLSVNDETAAAVLVKEDKGLQTPVYYLSRVLKGPEIRYPKIEKFALALKVAAEKLRRYFEAHIIVVRTNQPPRKALQRREMSGRLVSWSVQLEGYDIRYEPRPALKAQVFANFIAETTASDQPEEADEQLLKWVLEVDGASNLEGSGAGVVLKGPQGVTFRSSVKFDFLASNNAAEYEALLIGLRMVNVVKAEYITIRSDSQLVVCQILGTFEARDPEMRRYVDRVKFFLNKIQDLGGKWVIDQVPRLENQQADVLAKAATLDEKIPRVHFSVQKHSSIDNHETIFLTQPLENWMQGIAHYLMDGTLPEDRDKAYKILRQAPYYAFLDGVLYRKSFTHPWSRCLTTEEGEYVLREIHEGICGAHIAPRMLAKKAVLQGYYWPRMVRQAEEIVKKCENCQRHQNIRHAPTTEQCPITSPWPFATWGIDILGPFTATTGQKKFLIVAVDHFTKWIEVEAVSTITEARIRDFFGRQIVCRFGIPRALITDNGKQFN; encoded by the exons atgaacatcgaCACACCAGAGCTGCTGCTCAGAGAGAAAAAGGCTCAGAAACCTCGGGAAAATTTAGAAACAATTGAATTAACAGAAGGCTCTGAGATGTGTGTGAAGCTGGGAACAGATTGGCCGAATGAGCACCGAGaagctatcatagctcggataaaacaataCGTGGAAGA gagtttctctctagagaaacaAATAGCTATCCGGGATGAAGTGGATAAGCTCCTGAAAGCTGGTTTCATCAGGAAAGTAGATTACCCAGAGTGGTTGGCCAATGTGGTGTTAATCAAGAAGTCTAATGGcagatggaggctttgtatagatttcacCGATCTAAACAACGCCTGCCCGAAAGACAGTTTTCCTTTGCCAAATATCGACCAGTTAGTAGATGCAACGTGTGGTTTTGCAGTCTACGCTTTCTTGGACGCTTCCCAGGGATATCACCAAATCCCGATGAACAAGGATAATGAGGAGAAGACAACATTTACAACAGACCTGGGAACAtattgctacaagaagatgcctttcggtttgaaaaatgccGGGGCAACCTAccaaagactcatgaatcatgtGTTCAAGGATCAACTGGGCAAGAATGTCGAGGTCTATGTAGATGACATAGTGGTGAAATCCAGAGGAATCGAGGATCACGCAGGGGACCTGGCAGAAACGTTTGAGAAGTTGAAGAAGTTCAATCTAAAGCTAAACCCGGATAAGTGTGTTTTCGCGGTACGGTCTGGGAAGTTTCTCGGGCACCTCATCTCAGAGAAAGGAATTGAGGCGAACCCAGAGAAAATTGAGGCAATAATGAACATGAAAGCCCCCACGTCGGTAAAAGAAGTACAAAAGCTGGATGGAAGAGTTGCGGCACTGGGAAGGTTCATGAGTTGCTCGGCCAAACGATGCctgccatttttcaaaatcatgaaaaatacaaagaatttcaagtggacagaCGAATGCAATACAACTTTTGAGGAATTGAAAGTCTACCTTAGCACTCCCCCGGTGCTAGGTAGACCCGAGCCAGGAGAAATCTTGTATTTATACCTCTCGGTGAATGATGAGACAGCAGCGGCAGTCCTGGTCAAGGAGGATAAGGGTCTACAAACCCCGGTTTACTACCTCAGTAGAGTCCTGAAAGGCCCAGAGATAAGATATCCGAAGATCGAGAAATTCGCTTTGGCATTGAAGGTGGCAGCAGAAAAGCTGAGGAGATATTTTGAAGCTCACATCATAGTAGTACGGACGAACCAACCTCCGAGGAAAGCTTTACAGAGGCGAGAAATGTCGGGACGACTGGTTAGCTGGTCGGTTCAGTTGGAAGGATATGACATCCGGTACGAACCACGGCCTGCCCTAAAGGCACAAGTATTCGCTAATTTTATAGCCGAGACCACGGCCAGTGATCAACCTGAAGAAGCAGACGAGCAACTTTTGAAATGGGTCCTAGAAGTCGATGGGGCATCAAACCTGGAAGGATCCGGAGCAGGCGTGGTCCTGAAAGGGCCTCAGGGAGTTACGTTTCGGAGCTCGGTAAAATTCGATTTCCTGGCATCCAACAACGCCGCGGAATATGAGGCTCTGTTGATCGGACTAAGAATGGTAAACGTGGTTAAAGCTGAGTACATAACAATAAGGAGTGATTCTCAGTTGGTCGTTTGCCAAATTTTGGGCACCTTTGAAGCCCGGGATCCTGAGATGCGAAGATATGTCgacagagtcaagttcttcttgaACAAGATTCAGGATCTAGGGGGAAAGTGGGTGATAGATCAAGTTCCCCGCTTAGAAAACCAACAGGCCGACGTACTGGCCAAAGCTGCAACATTGGATGAGAAGATACCCAGGGTCCATTTCTCGGTTCAAAAGCATTCCAGCATTGATAACCATGAAACCATCTTTCTAACCCAGCCTTTGGAGAATTGGATGCAAGGCATAGCCCATTACCTGATGGATGGAACTCTGCCGGAGGACAGAGACAAAGCGTACAAAATCCTGCGACAAGCTCCTTACTATGCTTTTCTCGACGGAGTCTTGTACAGGAAGTCATTCACCCACCCCTGGTCGAGGTGCCTGACAACAGAGGAGGGTGAGTATGTTCTGAGAGAAATACATGAAGGTATCTGCGGGGCGCATATAGCTCCTCGCATGCTGGCAAAGAAAGCAGTTCTGCAGGGATATTACTGGCCTCGAATGGTCAGGCAAGCTGAGGAGATTGTAAAGAAGTGCGAGAACTGCCAGAGGCATCAGAACATCCGACATGCTCCAACTACCGAGCAGTGTCCTATCACTAGCCCTTGGCCGTTTGCAACATGGGGGATCGATATCCTGGGACCATTCACAGCGACCACAgggcagaaaaagttcttgatagtAGCAGTAGATCACTTTACGAAGTGGATCGAGGTAGAAGCCGTAAGCACTATCACAGAAGCTCGGATTCGGGATTTCTTCGGGAGGCAAATTGTGTGCAGATTCGGGATACCCAGAGCTCTGATAACCGATAATGGGAAACAGTTCAATTGA